The region GCCGGGCAGTCGCCGCCCGCACGGACCGGGGCAAAGCCCTGCCCGGCCCGGCGGTTGTGATCGAAATTCGCATCGGGCGACGAGGGCAGCGCCCGCGCGGTCCGAAGCGTCACGCCGGAGGGCAGCCGAAAACGATAGATCTTGCCTCAAGCGCCGCCAACCAGCGTTGGATGAACTGCCCGACGGGCAGCGCAAAGTGATCCTGCTCGTGTATTACGATAAGCTGTCCCCTGCCGGGGCTCTTTCCGCCAGGGTGTCATCCTGTTTTTCCACCTCAACGTCACGGACCGATTCTGGCGAAAGATCGACCGCCGAGCGGCCGACTGCCCCCCTGGGGATGCAGTCGAAAGACGGAACGCTGCGGGCGATGAAGCATTTCCCTCGCGATGACGCACCGCGCTCATGAGAAAAAACCAATTCGGGACAAAATCTTACTAAGACATGCCCCTCCGCTGAGATCGCACCCCAACAAGTGGTGATGTTTTTATTGCATAATGAGCGATTTGTATCGTACCAATCCTCTGGGGAGGCCAGATCATGAGCGAAACTCAGCGTCATCAGACGATTACAGACCTGCTGACCGAGCGCGCCTTTGCCTCGGCCAAGGAGTTGCAGGTGATGTTCAACGTCTCCGCCGCAACCATCCGGCGGGACATCGACAAGCTGCACGAGGCCGGCGTGGCGCAGAAGGTGCACGGCGGTATCGCGGCGCTGGACGGGCCGCCGCGCCAACGCGCGGTGTCGCTGCCCTTCATCGAGAACCGCGACATCGCCGTCGGGGCCAAGACCGCCATCGCCCACGAAGCGGGCAAGCTGGTGCGGGACGGCAGCCTGATCATCGTGCACGGCGGTTCGACCTGCTTTCACTTCGGCCGACACATCGCCAACCGCAACGTGCGCGTGTTCACCAACTCCATGCCACTGGCAGGCTACCTGTCGGAACACGGCACCTGCCAGCTGACGGTGGGCGGCGGCGACCTGCACCGCGAGCCCGGCATCCTCTATGACCCGGCGCGCGGCAGCTACGAGTTCTACGCCTCGCAGTTCTTCGTCGGCAGCCTCGGGGTCAGCTCCGAAGGGCTGCTGGAAAGCCACCCGCTGCTGGTACGCTTCATCAACGACATGTGCGACCTGTCCAACGAGATCATCGTGCTGGTCGACAGCCGCAAGTTCCGCGAGCGCCCGCCCAAGCTGGCGCTGCCCTTCGCCCGCGTGACCCGGCTGATCACCGACGATGGGCTGAGCGACCGCGACGCCGCGATGCTGGAGGATCAGGGCGTGTCCTTTACCGTGGCGCAGACCCGGTTGGGCGCGGCATGACACCGCTTCTTGAAATGCGCGACATCTCCAAGACCTTCGGGCCGGTCAAGGCGCTGACGGGCGTGTCGCTGACCGCCTTTCCGGGCGAGGTTCACGCCCTGATGGGCGAGAACGGGGCCGGAAAGTCGACGCTGATGAAGGTCCTGTCGGGCGCTTATGTCGCCGACCCCGGCGGCGCGATCCTTGTCGATGGCCAGCCGATCCCCAGCGGCGATCCCAAGCAAGCCCGCGCCCATGGCATCGCCGTGATCTATCAGGAGCTGTCCCTGTCGCCCAACCTGTCGGTGGCCGAGAACGTCTTTCTGGGGCGCGAACCCTCGCGGTCGGGTTTTGTCAGCCGCGCCAGCATGGCCGCGCGCACCCAGCCGGTGCTGGACCGGCTTGGCATCGACTTCACCCCCGCCACCCGGGTCGGCAGCCTGTCCCTGGGCGAACGCCAGCTGGTCGAG is a window of Ponticoccus alexandrii DNA encoding:
- a CDS encoding DeoR/GlpR family DNA-binding transcription regulator; amino-acid sequence: MSETQRHQTITDLLTERAFASAKELQVMFNVSAATIRRDIDKLHEAGVAQKVHGGIAALDGPPRQRAVSLPFIENRDIAVGAKTAIAHEAGKLVRDGSLIIVHGGSTCFHFGRHIANRNVRVFTNSMPLAGYLSEHGTCQLTVGGGDLHREPGILYDPARGSYEFYASQFFVGSLGVSSEGLLESHPLLVRFINDMCDLSNEIIVLVDSRKFRERPPKLALPFARVTRLITDDGLSDRDAAMLEDQGVSFTVAQTRLGAA